Genomic segment of Apium graveolens cultivar Ventura chromosome 7, ASM990537v1, whole genome shotgun sequence:
tattatctagaagaaattttgacagtctcataccatgctctaggtgcttgctttagtccatagagtgctttcaacagataatacacatagtcttGAAAATTcggatcttcaaatcctggaggttggcttacataaacttcttcctccaattctccattcagaaatgcactcttgacatccatttgatagactttgaaattggcatgggctgcataggctagaaagattctgatggcttcaagtcttgcaactgaagcaaatgtctcatcaaaatctatttcttcttgttgagagtagcccttggtgaccaatctggctttattccttatgacgatgtcattttcatccatcttatttctgaatacccattttgtatcaatagagctcttgttctttggcttgggtaccagcttccataccttgttcctctcaaattggtttagctcctcttgcattgctaaaatccaatatggatctaatagagcttcttccactctcttaggttcctcttatgatagaaaactactatatagacattcatcttgagtatcccttctagtttgcactttagatgtagcatcaccaatgatcaattcaaaagggtgatttttggtccatttcctttgaggtggtagattagctctagatgaggttgcctcagtattgtcatgatgtgagatagagaattggttggttgaaactccccctgagttactgatcctttgaaaggaactgggagttctatcaactgatgaagtgaattgattatccgttgatagactatgatcaacggatgcttcattagGTACTTCAACAGATcatgcactttgtctttcaacggatgctgaattatgactttcaactgatgcaacattttgtgcattatccaaaggcaaattttgaattcttttcaaggtgccttctccatcattctcatcttcactatcatcagAATATATCTTaatgttatcaaatttgagtccttcatgatgtccctcatttgttagtccatcaatctttttatcatcaaacacaacatgcacagattccctgacaatgttggttcttagattgtagaccctaaATGTTTTCttagcagaataaccaacaaatatttcttcatcagcctttgcatcaaacttccctttgtgatcatgttgattccttagaatgtagcatttgcaaccaaagacatgaagaaagtttaaagttggttttcttctcttgaacaattgatagggagtcatgccttttgcctgattgattagagaaatattctgagtgtaacatgcacagttaacagcctcagcccaaaagtatgttgggagttttgactcttcaagcattgttcttgcagcttcaattagtgatctgctcttcctttccaccacaccattctgttgtggagtccttggagatGAGAACtaatgcatgatcccattttcttcacagaacaacctcatggtagaattcttgaactcagttccattgtcactcctgatattccttaccttgaaatttggatgattgttgacttgcttcatcctttgatccaagaaagtaggtccatgaaaactttgagaaatcatctacaatcactaggcacTATCTTTTTCTTgtaattgacaatacattgactggtccaaaaagatccatgtctagcagttgtaatggttcatcaattgttgattcaagcttcttgctgaatgatgctctcttttgctttcctttctgacaggcatcacacaatccatcccttgagaattccactagaggcattcctctaactaagtcctttttgactggatcattcattgtcttgaaattcgaatgagacagcttcttgtgccatagccaattttcatctggacttgctttgctgagaagacaagtaattgattctgcatctgtagagttgaagtcagccaagtacacattcccttttctaactctagttagaaccactttgttgtccttcttacttgtgacaacacaggcttcagaattgaaggaaacaatattccctatgtcacatagttgactgatgctcaatagattgtgtttgagaccatcaactaatgcaacttcatcaatgatgacattttcttttgaaatcaagccatatcccatagtgaaccctttgctgtcatctccaaaggttatgctagggccagctctcttcttgaactctgtgagcagggtgaaatctccagtcatgtgccttgaacaaccactgtccaagtaccatagattccttctttttccctgcacacaacaaaatcaaccAAGTTGAGTTTGGTACCCAAGgttccttgggtccagccttgttagtctttttcctagacttcatacctcatgcatcttttgacttaggtaactttgggtcaaccttggtctcagatgtagttggttaaagtgtagggttagtcacagaatcatttagcacatttggttgaatttgataaggcatagattgtgcaaacatattattccatataggcatgttgtatggcatttcaggcatattgaatgcagcaaaataaggattattaacatatgacatgtttgcaaaatttgcatgaggattctgttgaggcataacaggcatagcacacagaggtgacatagacatattaggcatggaagaggttaaaggcatgggagcattcttaactgacttgcagttagcagatagatgattaacacttttgcaatgcacacaacttttttttggagcatatttatcaggtgtgtaattgttgtgtttgttaatccctaccttcccatttctatttgattttcttttagtttcctttttatcctcaaccatcttaagcctatttttcaactgatctaaagtcatgtgtcctatattcaccttactggcatctttggatgtgctagcttcttctttgacaaagttcttggaagttgaaccaaacttcttattgagatttttcaaattgttctttttagaatcacttgtctgttttaattgatgagccttcaacggatgctccttttcttccttgaacgaataactttcatcatccgttgattccacatccgttgataatccatcaattaattctacttcgtttttgtttttcttccaggcattctcacagagtgattcaattccctgaaccttgacaatctgagcactaacatccctagatgttttccaggcctttaTTACATCTTGTTCAtgttctaattgtttagaaagaatttctactttcttaacagattcttctagttcactctcaatagttaagcatttgattttaatattttcaagctcaattaccttaccctctaacacagcattcctatcacttaaaaacaaattattctctttaattcttgtgttttctttagctagtgatttaagagaaacacgcaaataatgtaattcattggacatatcatttatagcttcattgcattcaatcttagaaagctgagagaggtcagtagtaattacctggttgcttgatgaactagtttcattttcatcagaattagccatcaaggctaggttgacatattccatatcatcatcttcattgactccattAGCTTcccagtcatcctgagtcagaaaagctctttccttttgtttgagcaaatcgaaatatttttttttataatccacctgctcaaatttcttcttatcagaggttggcgTTCTGCACTCATTtccaaagtgtccacttatgccacagttataatatTTGAACATAGATTtttccaccatgttcttgtttgacttagtgaatttagcatttttcttgaatttcatctttgcaaacctcctggacagaaaagccagatgtttatcaacatcatcagagtcatcttgactggaattatcttcaacctcagctacttgctcctttctcttgcttgattctgatttgcttgtgccaattttgagacttggcattgtcttttcttcattcctggcttcagtcttctcattgtcagctacaagtgcaactgatccaccttttctctttcccttttcaaacaactcatcttgctccatctcaagtttataggtcttcaaaattccatataatctttcaagtgtgaagtccttataatcttcaGAATTCCTTAGtaaaacagtcataggcttccattccattggtagagacctcagaaattttaagttggagtccttgacttggtacactctgccatacagcttcaatctattcaacagtttctgaaatctattgaaggtatcatttattGATTCTTCATCTTCAaagtgaaagtattcatactgttgaatgagaagctgtattttgttttctctaacttgttcagtaccttcatagataagttgcacagtatcccaaatttccttagcagtttggctgttaatgacattatcaaacatatcttgatctagaccattaaacagaatgttcatggctttcttgtccttgtgaacctcttcaatatcttcatcagtcaattctgcttttggcttgggaatagactgtccaatagcaactgtggcagttgcagctgtggccacctaGTGAGGGgtgtgaggaccattttcaatgcagttgatgtagctttcatcttgagagagaaaaTATAGATGCATCgtcactttccagtgatgataattatctctttccaggattagaatctttacaccaatatccttcttactcgTGATGTcagtagaatagatctttaaactctttgtaagttaagagcttgctctgataccaattgttattcccaaggaactaataatgagatttatagaaggggggttgaatgtaaatctcaaaacattttcaagttttgagcagttttaaaggctatgtgttttgatgaacaagtgtgtgtgaattgctttgagctagtgtagacagatatatattcaaacacaaatgtaacgaacacaaaagacttaaaaacttttctggtggttttgttattccaccagagatgtgttatttcagaaaatctgttattcaaagaattgatcacagctgcatcctaatacaaactagatgattttctctcaatgtttttctaaacagttctggaaaattcacactctaattactagctgcaacttggtttatatatcaccaagtttataagtgaagacaaaagtacaattaaaaagattcttcacatgtttcttcttcatttctctatccaatgtaatCTAGGTtgatctgtgaatctttgaatacttccttgtttgcaccagaatggaaatgctacattttcttgaatcctccaagaggctgccacattgcaattgtctctgtcaacccatgtgcctctgtcagcttatgaattgtcactgtcaactgctattgaacttagcatccgttgaagctttcatccgttgatggctttatccgttgatgcattagcaattgaagttttatccgttgatgcattagcagttgaagctttatccgttgatgcactcatctgttgatggatgttatccgttgaagctttagagacatccattgaagctttgtttctcatccgttgaaggcttttagcttatcagttgatactacttcacttatacaaaattacaaggcatgaaatatttacagttatccctcctatttgcatatccactagtagtcaacatgacttataatttcccacaacatctaagaattataacttgaatacagaaattgaaatgtgctacaatactaaacttatttctaagtaaagctactccatcaacggatagccagaatggtcttatccgttgaggctacaaacactagattccTACTAAAGTATttttttaacttatcatcaaactaatacacatattcctaacaagggATGCCTTTAGAGGAGAAGATATTGGAGATGGCAATAATATTCACGGGGAGCCGAATGAGCAAGCATCTAAATTCTTATACAATGTGAATAATGTCGGAGAACCAATATATCCGGGCAATACCAAGTACACGCATGTGAAGTTTATTACAAGATTACTACATTGGAAGAATCGTAATAAATGTAGTGATAAGGGCTTTGATGATCTACTCCTCTTACTTGGAGATGTGTTTCCGGAAGGGCATAAACTTCCTTTTAATTATTATGTTGTCAAAAAGATGGTCAAGAAGCTGAGCTTGGGATACGAAAAAATACATGCATGTGAGAATGATTGCATGTTATTCTACGGTGATGATAAATATTTAGAAAACTGTAAGTATTGTGAGTTAAGCCGATACAAAGATGCAACTAATGGCGGGAGTGATACCATTCCGAGGAAGATCTTAAGATATTTTAAGATCACTCCTCGTCTACAGCGTTTGTACATGTCTTCCCACACAGCCCAACATATAAAGTATCACAAGAATATAATTGTGACTGAAGGGGTTCTTAGTCACCCTGTAGATGGAGAAAAAGGGAAAGAGTTTGACAAGAACTATCCAGATTTTGCAGTGGATATTCGTAATGTAAGGCTTGGTCTTGCAATTGATGGATTCCCCCCATACAGTAATGCTACTTCTACTGTATACTCAGTTTGGCATGTTGTACTACTTGTGCACAACCTTCCACATACCATGTCCATGAAGGATCCATACATGTTCATGACACTATTAGTACCTAGGCCGAATGATCCTGGGAGGAATCTGAATATCTATCATAGGCCTTTGATTGATGAGCTGATTAGTTTATGGCAGGTTGGTGTACAGACATATGATGCTTCTATGAAGACCAATTTCATAATGTGGGCAACCTTGTTATGGACAATCAGTGACTTTCCCGGGTTGGGTATGGTTAGCAGATGGTCAACCCACGGAAAGATGGCTTGTCATGTGTGTATGGGTGAAGTTAAAGCTAAGCAACTACCACACAGCAGGAAGTCCAGCTTTTATGGGTTATATATGGGATTTCTGGACAAACACCGAAGAAGTCGACGAAAAGGTCGAATTATCCGTAACATGTGTGCTGGAATCACATTTCCACCACCAGGGAAACCACTAGCAAAGAAAGGGCAGATGGCTTTGGGGATTCACATAATTGGACACATATTACTAGCTTCTTTGATCTACCATATTGGGATTTATTGCATCTACGTCATTGTATCGATGTTATGCACACAGAGAAAAATGTATTTGACAACATATTTCATACTATTATATGTAGTGCCAAAACGAAGGATACCACAAGATTAAGAGAAGATTTGAAGGCAATGGGCATCATGCAAGAGTTATGGATGAATGGTAGACACATGCCTAGAGCTAGATACGAACTCACCCGAGATCAGCTGAAATTGTTATGTAAATGGGTACATCGAATGAAACTCCCAGATGGTTGCTCATCAAACTTGAAGAGATGTTGTACGATAGTTCAGTTGAAATTTCAAGGCATGAAGTCACATTATTGTCATGTATTTATGCAAAAGTTGTTGTCTTTTGCATTTCGTGAACTTCTTCTAGATGACATACACAACGTACTTTGTGATCTTTCAAATTTTTCAAGGACTTATGCTCAACTACAATACTTTCATCAGATATTAGGCAGTTGGAAAAAAAACATTGTTAGGATCATTTGTACTTTGGAGACTAAATTCTTTCCAGCTTTGTTTGATCCAATGGAGCATCTTCCCATTCATCTACCCGAAGAGTGCAGACTCCGCGGCCCTGTCCCATCACGATGGATGTATAATATTGAAAGACTACAACGCAGAATGAAACAAAAAGTAGGGAACAAAGCACGAATTGAAGGTTCCATTGCAGAAAAATATGTACATGAAGAGTTGACACATTTTTGTTCCATGTACATTGAGTCAGGAGTTGAGACAGCGCATAACTTGCTAGGTCGTAATATGGTTGATTATTACGTGAATGACGACATTACATTCAGTATTTTTTTAACATTTAAGATTGATGTCAATATTTTAGTTACATGTAAACTAATATCTAATAATAAAAGTTTAAGCTATCATAAATTTGTTTCTCCTGTCGTGATATTTGAAATTTTATGATTAACATAATTCCAAAATaattgtattatattaaaattttatgttgaTTCATAAATTATTAGAGCCGCTagatccaaatactaaaaaaatgCACTCCACAAGTTCGAATCAcatcaacaacaaacatttatattattatttataaagatatgAATCTCGTTAACAAcgaatatttatattattattgataaagatacataaaaGTTCGAATCTTATCAAGAACAAACATTTacattataaaattattatttataaataagatctcatcaatcatatactattACTATTTCCATTTAACTTAAAATTCTATAAAAAGAAATTATATTTATAcaatcattatttagtatttatacataattttaataaaattataaaacataaaaatgaAAATCACGGGCCTTAAGCTAGTGTTAGTAAGGCctaaataaaatttaaagatttaaataatttttaaataacaTGATAAATTATTCTTGGTTTAAATATTGAtcaattatattatttttaaaaacaaaatgACTAACATACATGTAACTCATGTTCATAATTATTAGGAAGAATCGTCTGTCATACGTGGTTGGTCTTATTCTAAAACTCATTAGAGACCCAGGTTCGAATCCCGACTCTTTTTTTTAATGAGTTAACATACGACGGAATCCGTCGTAAGTTTTCGCGGTTAAAATTTGGGGAAAATTGAAATGACCGCCCAATGCTCTATACGACGTCGTTACAAACAAAACCGACGTTGTTACAACGAAAACCCTAAAATAAACCTCTTTCCCCTTTTTACTTTTTAGTAAAAGTCTCCATCTCAATTCTCAAGCTGCTGCTGCGATCAATTCATAACCAAAATCGATATTTCTTTCTCTTCATATCACAAACTGATTGCATAGCGTAATGATTCTAACAATCGTTGTACTCATTACCAGGTATAATCTTCATTTTGTGCTACGATCTGGTTATTAGGTTTCAACTATGGGTCACATGCATGTATTTATATGCATCATCGTATTGTTAACTACATGTCTACAAGTATTTACATTGGGTTCTACTTGTTTTGTTTTAAAATCAACTTTTAATCAAACTATATGTTGATGGGTATGTATATTAATCACTGGGTATCAATATTAATCACCTGGTGTCTATGTATTCATTGGGTAAAAGAATATTTCACTTATTTTAGCTAGATATGCATGCCATAAACTGATTTTTTACTAATTCCAAGTGTTCCTTTTTTAGCCTTACTCTGATGAGAATATAATTTGGTATATATAGCAGTATTAATCTGAAGTAATTAAAGCTCTTAAATTTTACAAAAAAGATGTCTTCAAACCGGTGTTATATTCCTGCTAGTGTGCTATTTGTGTTTGTAGTTTTATTTTTAGGAGCACTACTACTTGAATCAAGGAAGGTTTGGGAGATTTAGTTAGAACTgatattttgaattattgttcCATTTTCCAAATTACACAGTGAAATATAGAATATTTAACTAGTTATATATTGTATTCCGTAAAGGCTACGTCATCTTAGAAGAGTAAAGTTATAGTTTTTTTGTTTAGACTTTGTTTCAGTGTTGTATGGATGATGGCTGGGAGGACAGCTGTAGGTGGCAAGGGTGCACGTGGAAGGGCTTCCAGTGGTCAGGGAAGGGGCAGTGGTGGTGATCGAGAAGGGGGGAATAATAGTGGGGGTCAGGGTATTGATGGAACTCATATTCCAGATATGATAAAAGGTCGAGATATTAGCAGCTACCGTAATCGTTATGGATTTAATTCCTAAAATGTTTTGGCTACTTGTAAATTTGATTTGGAATTTATTTATGTGCTTAGTGGGTAGGAAGGTTCATCACATGACTGAAAGTTGTTAAATGATGCACTATTGAGGAGAAACGGGTTGGAAGTTCCTCAAGTTAATATTTATTTACACTTTTATCTATTATTTTTCTTCTATTTAAAATCTTGTGACTTTTCAttttataaatcaaaataaattggTAAAAAATGTTTCATTAttacaggaatgtgctactaatcttattattacataagacactctttcaacggatgttgaaatgatcatccgttgaaagctacaaaatcatttaactaaaatctactaactactttgttcaagttatcatcaagtacacaacatattcctaacaaaattAATAATTGGTTTTATGAAACAATTAAGTATTTATTAATGGTGATAAATGCGATAATAACAGTGTTAAAAGCTAATTTAACT
This window contains:
- the LOC141673618 gene encoding uncharacterized protein LOC141673618, with protein sequence MVKKLSLGYEKIHACENDCMLFYGDDKYLENCKYCELSRYKDATNGGSDTIPRKILRYFKITPRLQRLYMSSHTAQHIKYHKNIIVTEGVLSHPVDGEKGKEFDKNYPDFAVDIRNVRLGLAIDGFPPYSNATSTVYSVWHVVLLVHNLPHTMSMKDPYMFMTLLVPRPNDPGRNLNIYHRPLIDELISLWQVGVQTYDASMKTNFIMWATLLWTISDFPGLGMVSRWSTHGKMACHVCMGEVKAKQLPHSRKSSFYGLYMGFLDKHRRSRRKGRIIRNMCAGITFPPPGKPLAKKGQMALGIHIIGHILLASLIYHIGIYCIYVIVSIAKTKDTTRLREDLKAMGIMQELWMNGRHMPRARYELTRDQLKLLCKWVHRMKLPDGCSSNLKRCCTIVQLKFQGMKSHYCHVFMQKLLSFAFRELLLDDIHNVLCDLSNFSRTYAQLQYFHQILGSWKKNIVRIICTLETKFFPALFDPMEHLPIHLPEECRLRGPVPSRWMYNIERLQRRMKQKVGNKARIEGSIAEKYVHEELTHFCSMYIESGVETAHNLLGRNMVDYYVNDDITFSIFLTFKIDVNILVTCKLISNNKSLSYHKFVSPVVIFEIL